In the genome of Amphiura filiformis chromosome 4, Afil_fr2py, whole genome shotgun sequence, one region contains:
- the LOC140149841 gene encoding solute carrier family 23 member 1-like produces the protein MLEMEDNPGEYVELNSSVEEKDMQGASTVNDSTGRNHYDASSLDAKLDTKLEANEILKKFKGDLSFAVEDVPPWSTSIILGFQHYLTMFGGTVAVPLFLSEALCIRNDLVALSELIGTIFFVSGIATLLQTTFGCRLPIVQGGTYCLLVPAIAILSLRGDCPAPLNENATAEEKANVTAEWQSRILELQGSIMVSSCFQVFIGATGILGLMLNYIGPLSIAPTITLVVLSLFGPAADYAGKHWGIAVLTIILMVLMSQYTSGFLVPCAGYSSEEKCHVVRYPVFKLYPVILSVTIAWFISYILTIAGAFPNDPATYGYEARTDIRIEVLQQSAWFRFPYPGQWGVPTVTVAGVFGMIAGVLASVVESIGDYFACARLAGAPPPPVYAVNRGIMVEGIASILAGAWGSGNGTTSCGENIGAIGITKVGSRRVVQCGGIVMLFFGSFAKFGALFVAIPDPIVGGMFFVMFGMVVAVGISNVQFVDLNSSRNLFVLGFALFTGLALPYWLKLEENKNFFNTGVMEIDNIFTALLSTSMFVGGFVGFVLDNSIPGTDEERGMKEWRQLFGSSEEGDEVQKHLLKCYEFPFGMKYIRDVKLFSYLPFSPTFRGFNCRCPRCCNCYKRNTVTINAGNESV, from the exons ATGTTAGAGATGGAGGATAACCCCGGTGAATATGTAGAACTAAACAGCTCTGTTGAAGAAAAGGATATGCAG GGCGCATCTACGGTAAATGACAGCACTGGTCGAAACCACTACGATGCGTCATCTTTAGATGCCAAATTGGATACCAAATTGGAAGCAAATGAAATCCTAAAGAAATTCAAAGGTGATTTAAGTTTCGCTGTAGAAGATGTTCCACCGTGGTCAACGTCAATTATTCTGGGGTTTCAG CACTACCTTACTATGTTTGGTGGCACAGTTGCCGTTCCACTATTCTTATCCGAGGCTCTTTGTATTCGAAACGATCTTGTGGCACTTAGTGAACTCATTGGTACCATTTTCTTCGTATCTGGTATAGCAACATTATTACAGACAACATTTGGTTGCAG ATTACCCATTGTACAAGGAGGCACCTATTGTCTCCTGGTTCCTGCTATTGCCATTCTGTCTCTACGAGGAGATTGTCCGGCACCTCTTAATG AAAATGCAACTGCTGAAGAAAAAGCCAATGTAACGGCAGAATGGCAGAGCAGAATACTTGAATTGCAAGGATCTATCATGGTGTCTTCGTGTTTCCAAGTGTTCATTGGGGCTACTGGAATCCTTGGATTAATGCTTAACTATATAGGTCCACTATCTATAGCCCCGACGATCACCCTTGTTGTTTTATCACTATTTGGTCCAGCTGCAGACTACGCCGGAAAGCATTGGGGTATAGCAGTTTT GACGATTATCTTGATGGTGTTAATGTCGCAGTATACATCGGGATTCCTTGTTCCGTGCGCAGGATACTCGTCTGAAGAAAAATGCCATGTTGTACGGTATCCCGTTTTCAAACTCTACCCG GTTATTTTATCTGTCACGATTGCCTGGTTTATTTCATACATCTTGACTATAGCAGGAGCATTTCCAAATGATCCTGCCACTTATGGTTATGAGGCAAGAACCGATATCAGGATTGAAGTGTTACAACAATCAGCTTGGTTTAGATTTCCATATCCAG GACAATGGGGCGTTCCAACAGTCACCGTAGCTGGCGTGTTTGGAATGATAGCAGGTGTACTTGCATCTGTAGTAGAATCTATCGGTGATTACTTTGCATGTGCGAGGTTAGCAGGAGCCCCTCCGCCTCCTGTGTATGCTGTGAACCGTGGCATTATGGTCGAGGGTATTGCCTCTATTCTTGCTGGCGCATGGGGTTCTGGGAACGGGACTACGTCTTGTGGTGAAAATATCGGCGCCATTGGTATTACGAAG GTCGGTAGTCGACGCGTTGTCCAGTGCGGCGGtattgtaatgctatttttcgGGAGCTTTGCTAAATTTGGTGCACTGTTTGTGGCAATTCCGGATCCAATTGTTGGAGGCATGTTCTTTGTTATGTTTG GTATGGTGGTAGCGGTTGGTATTTCCAATGTTCAATTTGTCGACCTGAATTCGTCGCGCAACCTGTTTGTTTTAGGTTTCGCCTTGTTTACAGGACTTGCACTACCTTACTGGCTCAAATTGGAGGAGAACAAGAATTTCTTCAATACAG GTGTGATGGAGATTGATAACATATTTACCGCGCTGTTAAGTACTAGTATGTTCGTGGGAGGTTTTGTGGGATTTGTTTTGGACAATTCCATCCCAG GAACCGATGAGGAACGAGGTATGAAAGAATGGCGTCAACTGTTCGGTAGCAGTGAAGAAGGAGATGAAGTACAGAAACATCTTCTCAAATGTTATGAGTTTCCATTTGGAATGAAATACATCCGAGATGTcaagttattttcatatttaccatTTTCACCGACATTCCGAGGATTTAATTGCAGGTGCCCACGTTGTTGTAATTGCTACAAACGTAACACAG tgaCAATCAACGCTGGAAATGAGTCTGTATGA